A stretch of Ligilactobacillus faecis DNA encodes these proteins:
- a CDS encoding NYN domain-containing protein produces the protein MKQQILLVDAYNMIGHWPELERLKKADQLEAARDKLLHILSAYHKQVNARIIVAFDAMYVPGLGQSYERYGLEIVWTDEGQTADSYIERLAGQLQTRLTQVTVATSDGAEQWAVFSQGALRKPAWELYQDIKRAKQEVHEATRTYQDQALVRRSPFDEEQLKELAKLRDELSNN, from the coding sequence ATGAAACAGCAGATCTTATTAGTCGATGCCTATAATATGATCGGGCATTGGCCAGAATTAGAACGGTTAAAAAAAGCTGATCAACTCGAAGCAGCCCGTGATAAGCTGTTACACATTTTATCTGCTTACCATAAGCAAGTAAATGCGCGGATCATCGTTGCTTTTGATGCAATGTATGTGCCAGGACTTGGCCAAAGCTATGAACGTTATGGTTTAGAGATCGTTTGGACTGATGAAGGTCAGACGGCTGATAGCTATATCGAACGCTTGGCAGGACAGTTGCAAACGCGCCTGACACAAGTTACAGTTGCGACAAGTGACGGAGCCGAACAATGGGCTGTCTTTTCCCAAGGAGCTTTACGTAAACCTGCGTGGGAGCTTTATCAAGATATCAAGCGAGCTAAACAAGAGGTCCACGAAGCAACGCGGACATATCAAGATCAGGCCTTAGTGCGACGATCACCTTTTGATGAGGAACAACTCAAAGAGTTAGCTAAATTAAGAGATGAACTTTCAAATAACTAA
- a CDS encoding YSIRK-targeted surface antigen transcriptional regulator, which translates to MKRLKMIKSLHICLRLPIIVFDENLEIIEEYRSNRTTVLFSDYENILHDALESHELFNFISGELNDMFLLYNFENFHILFGPFKCNHINKTFFNKDMKKLKVSPRDQELLYTYLEELPLFSTSELRDILIMVHYFFSGEIKDLMTDKVHFDAKKYSTEITDQRIEYLISQNFDSNMYLYLYEHKILDYVRNGDVNKLRDMVFKLSNGVVPAVTGDSLRSEKNYSIVVFEKLSQTGIELGMDIITAYSSRDLFIKKTELSTTLDEILQVRDAAIVYYTNEVNEVSSKHLSPLITSIVQYINTNMYRPLKVKELAHQFNISESKLRSLFKAELGSTVQDFITDRKISEAKLMLKSNVTTNEVAYTLGFADASHFSRVFKKLVGQTPKQYQQTATLLD; encoded by the coding sequence ATGAAGAGGCTAAAAATGATCAAATCTTTGCATATTTGCCTTAGATTACCGATCATCGTTTTTGATGAAAATTTAGAAATAATCGAAGAGTATCGTTCAAATCGAACGACCGTACTCTTTAGTGACTACGAGAATATTTTACATGATGCCCTTGAATCTCACGAACTATTCAATTTTATCAGTGGCGAATTGAACGATATGTTTTTACTCTATAACTTTGAGAATTTTCATATTCTTTTTGGACCATTCAAGTGTAATCATATTAACAAAACGTTCTTTAATAAAGATATGAAAAAATTAAAAGTCAGTCCCCGCGACCAAGAGCTACTCTATACCTACTTAGAAGAGTTACCACTTTTTTCAACCAGTGAGCTCCGAGATATTTTGATCATGGTCCATTATTTCTTTTCTGGTGAGATCAAAGACCTAATGACTGATAAAGTGCATTTTGATGCTAAAAAATATTCGACTGAGATCACTGACCAACGGATCGAATACCTTATTTCTCAAAATTTCGATTCTAATATGTACCTATATTTATATGAACATAAGATCTTAGACTATGTCCGCAACGGCGATGTTAATAAATTACGTGATATGGTCTTTAAATTAAGTAATGGCGTTGTACCTGCAGTTACTGGTGATTCTTTACGCTCTGAAAAAAATTATTCGATCGTTGTTTTTGAAAAATTATCCCAAACGGGGATCGAACTTGGAATGGATATCATCACAGCTTATAGTAGCCGTGATCTTTTTATCAAAAAAACAGAATTGAGTACGACTTTAGATGAGATCTTACAAGTTCGCGATGCCGCGATCGTTTATTACACAAACGAAGTTAACGAAGTTTCATCTAAACATCTATCACCGTTGATAACTTCGATCGTTCAATACATTAATACCAATATGTATCGTCCGCTTAAAGTCAAAGAACTAGCACATCAATTCAATATCAGTGAATCTAAACTGCGTTCTCTCTTTAAAGCAGAACTTGGTTCAACTGTCCAAGATTTTATTACTGACCGGAAGATCTCAGAAGCAAAACTAATGCTCAAATCAAACGTTACGACAAATGAAGTTGCCTATACTTTAGGTTTTGCAGACGCCTCTCACTTCTCACGTGTCTTTAAAAAATTAGTTGGTCAGACCCCAAAACAATATCAGCAAACTGCAACTTTACTTGATTAA